In Janthinobacterium sp. 67, a genomic segment contains:
- a CDS encoding polysaccharide deacetylase family protein, with protein sequence MTSKPIKIAATVVVALAAGAGIYTYTRPAATDAPGAPGAPVPANPAAAPQSTVDTAAVAAQFRDLLGNFRKIIVLLADEQSLPEGARDEARKVGQALFHENQERIAKLDLALDQLIAPTNPGRFEALDSLLTYIESDPGLYDADRLAFRELLQSMLADVAKDSSLPAIKLHKRISEDLDALGEIERNYEKEIRQIFGNLGQRAIELKRERWDDYVAQLKKLYSREQILKENGIVVPYAVPPAGSVPEAKPAPKKDEAEIFGLGLPKKTIVLTFDDGPHRRYTEEISAILKQYGVPAVFFNVGRNLGSLDAEGHAKLGAGAEVSRKLMKEGYAVGNHSFSHAQLSKQTGDKLKGEILGTDTLLKAISPERAALFRFPYGARNSEGMAALADAHLKSVMWNIDSLDWADPVPSSITNRVLASVDKAGRGIVLFHDIHERTVKALPAVLDKLIAEGYQFAGWDGTSFQVAKSTAPAPEKVPVTTGYANSWAVVIGIDDYAKWPKLQYAVRDAQGIRETLIEKFAFAPERVVTLKNGEATRNNILAAFHDKLAHGGVQKNDRIFVFFAGHGATRKLSSGRDLGYIVPFDSDPAQFATDAIPMTEIQNIAESLTAKHAFFVMDACYSGLGLTRGAGSSSFLRDNAKRIGRQMLTAGGGDQLVADGGPNGHSVFTWTLLQGLAGKGDLNGDGLITATELAAYVAPAVSSVSNQTPAFGSLPGSEGGDFVFELPGETEFLSPNTTQLSTEAIALNSKLDAKPAAASVTVKDLQGGEQKIVTPGAVPTSTRQLAQRANDRGLQLYKEKQYAAAEAQFTEALKLRPDFALAANNLGFVFYKQEKYREAARWFENTVKMDPSRAIAYLNLGDAYAKAGDAAKAKAAYKTYLELAPTAATAPAVRQKMEKL encoded by the coding sequence GTGACTTCCAAGCCGATCAAGATCGCCGCCACCGTCGTCGTGGCTCTCGCCGCTGGGGCCGGCATCTATACCTACACCCGCCCGGCCGCCACCGACGCTCCCGGCGCTCCCGGCGCTCCGGTCCCGGCCAACCCGGCCGCCGCACCGCAATCGACCGTCGATACGGCCGCCGTGGCCGCTCAGTTCCGCGACTTGCTGGGCAATTTCCGCAAGATCATTGTGCTGCTGGCTGACGAGCAAAGCTTGCCCGAAGGCGCGCGTGACGAAGCCCGCAAGGTGGGGCAGGCGCTGTTCCATGAAAACCAGGAACGCATCGCCAAGCTCGATCTTGCGCTTGATCAATTGATTGCGCCCACCAATCCTGGCCGCTTCGAGGCGCTCGACAGCCTGTTGACGTATATCGAATCCGATCCCGGCCTGTACGACGCGGACCGCCTGGCGTTCCGCGAACTGCTGCAAAGCATGCTGGCCGACGTGGCCAAAGACTCGTCCTTGCCGGCGATCAAGCTGCACAAGCGCATTTCCGAAGACCTCGACGCGCTGGGCGAGATCGAGCGCAATTATGAGAAGGAAATCCGGCAAATCTTCGGCAACCTGGGCCAGCGCGCCATCGAACTCAAGCGCGAACGGTGGGACGATTACGTGGCGCAGCTGAAAAAACTCTACAGCCGCGAACAGATTTTGAAGGAAAACGGCATCGTCGTGCCGTATGCGGTGCCGCCGGCAGGTTCCGTGCCCGAAGCCAAGCCGGCACCTAAAAAAGACGAAGCGGAAATCTTTGGCCTGGGCTTGCCGAAGAAAACCATCGTGCTGACCTTCGACGACGGCCCGCACCGGCGCTACACGGAAGAAATCAGCGCCATCCTGAAACAATATGGCGTGCCGGCCGTGTTCTTCAACGTGGGCCGCAACCTCGGTTCGCTCGATGCGGAAGGCCACGCCAAACTGGGCGCGGGCGCGGAAGTGAGCCGCAAGCTGATGAAAGAGGGCTATGCCGTGGGCAACCACAGTTTCAGCCACGCACAGCTGTCGAAACAGACGGGCGACAAGCTGAAGGGCGAAATCCTCGGTACCGACACTTTATTAAAGGCCATCAGCCCCGAGCGGGCTGCGCTGTTCCGCTTTCCGTATGGCGCGCGCAACAGCGAAGGCATGGCCGCGCTGGCCGATGCGCATCTGAAATCCGTGATGTGGAATATCGATTCGCTGGACTGGGCCGACCCCGTGCCCAGTTCCATCACGAACCGGGTGCTGGCCTCCGTCGACAAGGCGGGACGCGGCATCGTCCTGTTCCACGACATCCACGAACGCACGGTGAAAGCCTTGCCGGCCGTGCTCGACAAGCTGATCGCCGAAGGCTATCAATTCGCGGGCTGGGATGGCACGAGCTTCCAGGTGGCGAAAAGCACGGCGCCCGCGCCCGAAAAAGTGCCCGTGACCACCGGTTACGCCAATTCCTGGGCCGTGGTGATCGGTATCGACGATTATGCCAAGTGGCCGAAATTGCAATATGCGGTGCGCGATGCGCAAGGCATCCGCGAAACGCTGATTGAAAAGTTTGCGTTTGCGCCCGAGCGTGTCGTGACCCTGAAAAATGGCGAAGCGACGCGCAACAATATCCTGGCCGCCTTCCATGACAAGCTGGCCCATGGCGGCGTGCAAAAGAATGACCGCATTTTTGTGTTCTTCGCCGGCCACGGCGCCACGCGCAAGCTCAGTTCCGGGCGCGACCTCGGCTATATCGTGCCATTTGACTCCGACCCGGCGCAGTTCGCCACGGATGCGATCCCGATGACGGAAATCCAGAATATCGCGGAGTCCCTGACGGCCAAGCACGCGTTCTTCGTCATGGATGCGTGCTATAGCGGCCTGGGCCTGACGCGCGGCGCCGGTTCCAGTTCCTTCCTGCGCGACAACGCCAAGCGCATCGGCCGGCAAATGCTGACGGCCGGCGGCGGCGACCAGCTCGTCGCCGACGGCGGACCGAACGGCCACTCCGTGTTCACGTGGACCCTGTTGCAGGGCCTGGCGGGCAAGGGCGACCTGAACGGTGACGGCCTGATCACGGCGACGGAACTGGCGGCCTATGTGGCGCCGGCCGTGTCCAGCGTCTCGAACCAGACGCCCGCGTTCGGCAGCTTGCCCGGTTCGGAAGGGGGCGATTTCGTCTTCGAATTGCCGGGCGAGACGGAATTCCTCAGCCCGAACACGACGCAGCTGTCGACGGAAGCCATTGCCCTGAACAGCAAGCTCGACGCCAAGCCGGCGGCAGCCAGCGTGACGGTCAAGGATTTGCAGGGCGGCGAACAGAAGATCGTCACGCCAGGCGCCGTGCCGACCTCGACGCGCCAGCTGGCGCAGCGGGCCAACGACCGCGGCTTGCAGCTGTACAAGGAGAAACAATATGCGGCGGCGGAAGCGCAATTTACGGAAGCGCTGAAATTGCGTCCCGACTTCGCGCTGGCGGCCAACAACCTGGGCTTCGTCTTCTACAAGCAGGAAAAATACCGCGAAGCGGCCCGCTGGTTTGAAAACACGGTCAAGATGGACCCGTCGCGCGCCATCGCCTATCTGAACCTGGGCGACGCGTATGCCAAGGCCGGCGATGCGGCCAAGGCGAAGGCGGCCTATAAAACCTATCTGGAACTGGCGCCGACGGCAGCGACGGCGCCAGCCGTGCGGCAAAAGATGGAGAAGCTTTAA
- a CDS encoding ABC transporter substrate-binding protein gives MRRRTVMGGLALLPLAGQAVSAVSGAKAGAPPAALRIASTGFAENGKAELGGIAYRVQQEGWLARELKQRGVRLEWLPVTGDTGATMNEAFASGRIDMAAYGDLPSVILNAGGVRTQVIVPAGRGTDQFLLVPTSARATSLAELKGKRISVHRGRPWELGLRQLIADQRMSPTDFRLINMDLKPGTAALATGAVDALFMINGYPLEDKGIGRIIWSSKGLPERKMRAELWARRDFTQAHPDIAELVATAWLRAQHWAALDGNREAIIKDGTRNGTPDSVVRRSYDDPGLQWKERWSPLYDDAVYRHYRRVLAFAQEQKLIRQPLTAEELLEPRFVAAGLKKLGLANYWEPAKV, from the coding sequence ATGCGGCGACGCACGGTGATGGGCGGGCTGGCCTTGCTGCCCCTGGCGGGACAGGCGGTGTCGGCGGTGTCGGGGGCGAAAGCGGGGGCGCCGCCGGCGGCCCTGCGCATCGCCTCGACGGGTTTTGCGGAAAACGGCAAGGCGGAACTGGGCGGCATCGCTTACCGGGTGCAGCAGGAAGGCTGGCTGGCGCGCGAACTGAAGCAGCGGGGCGTGCGGCTGGAATGGCTGCCCGTCACGGGAGACACGGGCGCGACCATGAACGAGGCGTTCGCCAGCGGGCGCATCGACATGGCCGCGTATGGCGACTTGCCATCCGTCATCCTCAACGCGGGCGGCGTGCGCACCCAGGTGATCGTGCCGGCGGGGCGGGGCACGGACCAATTCCTGCTGGTGCCCACGAGTGCGCGCGCCACGTCCCTGGCCGAGCTGAAGGGCAAGCGCATCAGCGTGCACCGGGGCCGGCCGTGGGAACTGGGCTTGCGCCAGCTGATCGCCGACCAGCGCATGTCACCCACGGATTTCCGCTTGATTAACATGGATTTGAAACCGGGCACGGCCGCGCTTGCCACGGGCGCCGTCGACGCCTTGTTCATGATCAATGGCTATCCGCTGGAAGACAAGGGCATCGGCCGCATCATCTGGTCCAGCAAGGGGCTGCCGGAACGCAAGATGCGGGCGGAACTGTGGGCGCGGCGCGACTTTACGCAAGCCCATCCCGACATCGCCGAACTGGTGGCCACGGCCTGGTTGCGGGCCCAGCACTGGGCGGCGCTCGATGGCAACCGCGAAGCGATCATCAAGGATGGCACGCGCAATGGCACGCCGGACAGCGTGGTGCGGCGCAGCTATGACGATCCGGGCCTGCAGTGGAAGGAGCGCTGGTCGCCCCTGTACGACGACGCCGTGTACCGACATTACCGCCGGGTGCTGGCGTTTGCGCAGGAACAAAAGCTGATCCGCCAGCCCTTGACGGCGGAAGAATTGCTGGAACCGCGTTTTGTCGCGGCAGGCCTGAAAAAGCTGGGCCTGGCCAATTACTGGGAACCGGCCAAGGTGTAG
- a CDS encoding ABC transporter substrate-binding protein, giving the protein MSNENQVAKQALDTLWYTRCPVPTGLGIALQQGWLEDALRADGTSLRSLRESDQEAVRESHFDHTLQNSVRHGGNIPALWARAAGRETRVIGLSWSDETQLILTLPDSGIQTVRDLKGRRFGLPLWAKAQIDFARAQALRGLENALSLEGLVVADVELVDYVVNTGQSETAPEQGAATNLFSGARRGGQSPELLGLLRGEVDAVFLKGASAAQLAQQFGLHTVIDTGIHPEPLIRANNGTPRTLSVDAHLLDRHFNSAVTLVDQVLRAEAWARGHADETRRFLARESNASEHWVQVAYGKDAHLRLDTDLAETSVAGLQDFSDFLFRWNFLPSKVDVRAWIDPRPFEAALAQTRRAA; this is encoded by the coding sequence ATGAGCAATGAAAATCAAGTAGCAAAGCAAGCACTCGACACCCTGTGGTACACGCGCTGCCCCGTCCCCACAGGCTTGGGGATCGCCCTGCAGCAAGGCTGGCTGGAAGACGCCTTGCGCGCCGACGGCACCAGCTTGCGCTCCTTGCGCGAATCCGACCAGGAAGCCGTGCGCGAATCGCATTTTGACCATACCTTGCAAAATTCCGTGCGTCACGGCGGCAATATTCCCGCCCTGTGGGCACGCGCGGCGGGGCGCGAGACGCGCGTGATCGGCCTGTCGTGGTCGGACGAGACGCAGTTGATCTTGACCTTGCCCGACAGCGGCATCCAGACCGTGCGCGACCTGAAGGGGCGGCGCTTCGGCTTGCCCTTATGGGCCAAGGCGCAGATCGATTTTGCGCGCGCACAAGCCTTGCGCGGGCTGGAAAACGCGCTGAGCCTGGAAGGGCTGGTGGTTGCCGACGTGGAACTGGTCGATTATGTGGTCAACACGGGCCAGAGCGAAACGGCGCCGGAGCAGGGCGCGGCGACGAATCTGTTCAGCGGGGCGCGGCGCGGCGGCCAAAGTCCGGAATTGCTGGGACTGCTGCGGGGCGAGGTGGACGCCGTCTTCCTGAAAGGCGCTTCGGCCGCCCAGCTGGCGCAGCAGTTCGGCTTGCACACGGTGATCGACACGGGCATCCATCCGGAACCCCTGATCCGCGCCAACAACGGCACGCCGCGCACCCTGAGCGTCGACGCGCACCTGCTCGACAGGCATTTCAATTCCGCCGTGACCCTGGTCGACCAGGTGCTGCGGGCCGAAGCGTGGGCGCGCGGCCATGCGGACGAGACGCGGCGTTTCCTCGCGCGCGAATCGAATGCCAGCGAGCACTGGGTGCAAGTGGCGTACGGCAAGGATGCCCATCTGCGGCTGGACACGGACCTGGCGGAAACGTCGGTCGCGGGTTTGCAGGATTTCAGCGACTTTTTGTTCCGTTGGAATTTCTTGCCCAGCAAGGTCGACGTGCGCGCCTGGATCGATCCCCGTCCTTTCGAAGCGGCGCTGGCGCAGACGCGCCGGGCGGCTTGA
- a CDS encoding ABC transporter ATP-binding protein produces the protein MNDFVSPSTLSPQQQYLSGGLQVQHVSKSFSLKGTPLPVLDDISLTIAPGEFVAIVGASGCGKSTLLRLLAGLDTDYTGLLLHDGVPIRGTDLRRGLVFQDHRLFPWLTVQQNVAVAFSNTKVPLAERAARVAAEIARVGLDGYADAYPHQLSGGMSQRAAIARALVGRPDVLLLDEPLGALDALTRLRLQQELRRLWQDEGITMVMVTHDIDEAVYLADRIVVLDARPGKVRRVQDVPLAHPRQRGSPGFVSIRDGLHADFSDLDESHAPVVQEEHPSSLWDGNEWARRMAL, from the coding sequence ATGAATGATTTCGTTTCCCCATCGACCTTGTCGCCGCAACAGCAGTACCTGAGCGGCGGCTTGCAAGTGCAGCACGTGAGCAAGTCGTTTTCGCTGAAAGGCACGCCGCTGCCCGTGCTCGACGATATTTCGCTGACCATCGCGCCGGGCGAATTCGTCGCCATCGTGGGCGCGTCCGGCTGCGGCAAGTCCACCTTGCTGCGCCTGCTGGCGGGCCTCGATACGGATTACACGGGCTTGCTGCTGCACGATGGCGTGCCGATACGTGGCACGGATCTGCGCCGGGGCCTCGTGTTCCAGGACCACCGCCTGTTTCCCTGGCTGACGGTGCAGCAGAACGTGGCCGTGGCCTTCAGCAATACCAAGGTGCCGCTGGCCGAGCGGGCCGCCCGCGTGGCGGCGGAAATTGCGCGCGTGGGCCTCGATGGCTACGCGGATGCCTACCCGCATCAGTTATCGGGCGGCATGTCGCAACGGGCGGCCATTGCCCGCGCCCTCGTCGGGCGGCCCGACGTGCTGCTGCTCGACGAGCCGCTCGGTGCGCTCGACGCGCTGACCCGCTTGCGCTTGCAGCAGGAGTTGCGCCGCTTGTGGCAGGACGAGGGCATCACCATGGTCATGGTCACGCACGACATTGATGAAGCCGTCTATCTGGCCGACCGTATCGTCGTGCTCGACGCCCGCCCGGGCAAGGTGCGCCGGGTGCAGGACGTGCCGCTGGCCCACCCGCGCCAGCGCGGCTCGCCCGGTTTTGTGTCCATCCGCGATGGCTTGCATGCGGATTTCAGCGACCTCGACGAATCGCATGCGCCCGTGGTGCAGGAAGAACACCCGAGCAGCTTGTGGGATGGCAATGAATGGGCGCGCAGGATGGCGCTGTAG
- a CDS encoding MFS transporter: MSESLPFQSDAAVTAREGELRAFLLRFIGLTLLSGVTIGMNKVLATLLGLHLHVSNFQLAAISSAETLAMALGTIPAGYILSRGNPKHLYAGVSLSLALAFCVLPWLPGWQWVALLMFLVGLCISLRIVAMSTVFLVRLPELGQGKAGWYKGTLILGMQFLGPLCGNYLIAQLGLKAGFLISALMFAILAVLGWQVLPSNTAPRKLEGQALLPGAASLRELLRLPIVRSTYLFEILASFTASSVGVFSILLAIRVLHWPAHHSVWLMAVQGLSCVLVLLLLGRFVLASRYREQLYGGAHLAIMAALLILGLWPSSIAYLAASMLLGLGLGVNNLVNTDNIARAPVDKARVSAHLTLFGMVGGTAGALAAGRLADLTGLRNVFLIWLFPWLAAWLVFHGSRWLRRAPPAAIPSLAPTAESAP; this comes from the coding sequence GTGAGTGAATCCTTGCCATTCCAGTCAGACGCGGCCGTCACCGCCCGCGAAGGCGAGCTGCGCGCCTTCCTGCTGCGCTTTATCGGCTTGACCTTGTTGTCTGGCGTGACCATCGGCATGAACAAGGTGCTGGCGACCCTGCTGGGGTTACATTTGCACGTGAGCAATTTCCAGCTGGCCGCGATCAGCAGCGCGGAAACCCTGGCCATGGCGCTCGGTACCATTCCGGCCGGCTATATCTTGTCGCGCGGTAATCCCAAGCATTTGTACGCGGGAGTGAGCCTGAGCCTGGCGCTGGCCTTTTGCGTGCTGCCGTGGCTGCCGGGCTGGCAATGGGTGGCCCTGCTGATGTTCTTGGTTGGCCTGTGCATCTCGCTGCGCATCGTTGCCATGAGTACCGTGTTTCTCGTGCGCCTGCCGGAACTGGGCCAGGGCAAGGCGGGCTGGTACAAGGGGACCTTGATCCTGGGCATGCAATTCCTCGGACCCTTGTGCGGCAATTACCTGATCGCGCAGCTGGGGCTCAAAGCAGGCTTTTTGATTTCCGCCCTGATGTTCGCCATCCTGGCCGTGCTGGGCTGGCAAGTGTTGCCCAGCAATACGGCGCCGCGCAAGCTGGAGGGCCAGGCTTTGTTGCCCGGCGCGGCCAGCCTGCGCGAACTGCTGCGCCTGCCCATCGTGCGCAGCACGTATCTGTTCGAGATCCTCGCCAGCTTTACGGCGTCCAGCGTGGGCGTGTTTTCCATCTTGCTGGCCATCCGCGTGCTGCACTGGCCTGCGCATCACTCCGTCTGGCTGATGGCCGTGCAGGGCTTGAGTTGCGTGCTGGTGCTGCTGCTCCTGGGGCGCTTCGTGCTGGCCAGCCGCTACCGTGAGCAACTGTATGGCGGCGCCCACCTGGCCATCATGGCCGCCTTGCTGATCCTCGGCCTATGGCCTTCCAGCATCGCCTACCTGGCCGCCTCCATGCTGCTGGGCCTGGGACTGGGCGTGAATAACCTCGTCAATACGGACAATATCGCCCGCGCGCCCGTCGACAAGGCCAGGGTCTCGGCCCACTTGACCCTGTTCGGCATGGTGGGTGGCACGGCCGGCGCGCTGGCGGCGGGCCGCCTGGCCGACCTGACGGGCTTGCGCAATGTGTTCCTGATCTGGCTATTTCCCTGGCTGGCCGCCTGGCTGGTGTTCCACGGCAGCCGCTGGCTGCGCCGGGCGCCGCCCGCCGCCATTCCTTCCCTCGCCCCCACCGCAGAGAGTGCGCCATGA
- a CDS encoding ABC transporter permease, translating to MKQRLVLIIKGALLPLALLGAWQWASGQGAAAAYIFVSLGDLAHSLRDLVLTGELWVHLRASLGRTLAGLLLGGSAGIVTGALMAQSPLADRLIGPLFHSIRQVPLLGLIPLLGLWVGNGDGAKLLVIAIAAFYPTVLNTYAGMRQVEGRLREVGQVLTLTRTQTLRQILLPGAMPAIVTGVTHALAFAWLACLGGELLFSAGPGMGSLLLNGEVSGRMDVVLLAVLVIALLAQAMNVAFARLARLLVKGRSSE from the coding sequence ATGAAGCAGCGTTTGGTACTGATCATCAAGGGTGCGCTGCTGCCGCTGGCCTTGCTGGGCGCCTGGCAATGGGCCTCGGGCCAAGGCGCGGCGGCCGCCTATATCTTTGTCTCGCTGGGCGACCTGGCGCACAGCTTGCGCGACCTGGTCTTGACGGGCGAACTGTGGGTGCATTTGCGCGCCAGCCTGGGCAGGACATTGGCCGGCTTGCTGCTGGGCGGCAGCGCCGGCATCGTCACGGGCGCGCTGATGGCGCAGTCGCCGCTGGCGGACCGGCTGATCGGCCCGCTGTTCCACAGCATCCGCCAAGTCCCGCTGCTGGGCCTGATCCCCTTGTTGGGCTTGTGGGTGGGCAATGGCGATGGCGCCAAGCTGCTGGTGATCGCCATCGCCGCCTTTTATCCCACCGTGCTCAACACGTATGCGGGCATGCGGCAGGTGGAGGGGCGCTTGCGCGAAGTGGGGCAGGTGCTGACCCTGACGCGCACGCAGACCCTGCGCCAGATTCTGTTGCCGGGCGCCATGCCGGCCATCGTCACCGGCGTCACGCATGCGCTGGCGTTCGCCTGGCTCGCTTGCCTGGGTGGCGAACTGCTGTTTTCGGCTGGCCCCGGCATGGGTTCCTTGCTGCTCAATGGCGAAGTGTCGGGCCGCATGGACGTCGTCCTGCTGGCCGTGCTCGTGATCGCCTTGCTGGCGCAAGCGATGAACGTGGCGTTCGCGCGGCTCGCGCGCCTGTTGGTGAAGGGGCGCAGCAGTGAGTGA
- a CDS encoding ABC transporter permease produces MTSLTITLPRAPAPARAASVPRLRRFLRSPWSVWASPLALLLLWTAATTFEWMPAHILMSPWQVLLTARDLADSGELGQHLAISLFRLLSGFGLGASAGLAFGVVLGLSPGLRSYVDPTFNVLRQLPTVALIPLFILLFGIGESFKVFIVAKASFFIVALAVHDAIRNLSQRYFEVAQVYCFSRWQRIRLIVLPAIVPAALTGMRIALSRSWMVLVGAELLAADSGLGQMMEMGRQMFRLDVVMVGVVLTGVIGFGLDRLCHALEARLMRWKRNGESA; encoded by the coding sequence ATGACTTCCCTCACGATCACCCTGCCGCGCGCCCCCGCGCCAGCGCGTGCGGCTTCTGTTCCCCGGCTGCGGCGCTTTCTGCGCTCGCCCTGGTCCGTGTGGGCGTCGCCGCTGGCCTTGCTGCTGCTGTGGACGGCCGCCACCACCTTCGAATGGATGCCTGCGCACATTTTGATGTCGCCATGGCAAGTGCTGCTGACGGCGCGCGACCTGGCCGACAGCGGCGAACTGGGCCAGCACCTGGCCATCAGCCTGTTCCGCCTGCTGAGCGGCTTTGGCCTGGGCGCCAGCGCGGGCCTGGCGTTTGGCGTCGTACTGGGCTTGTCGCCAGGCTTGCGCAGCTATGTCGACCCCACCTTCAATGTCTTGCGCCAGCTGCCCACGGTCGCCCTGATCCCCCTGTTTATCTTGTTGTTCGGCATAGGCGAGAGTTTCAAGGTGTTTATCGTGGCCAAGGCCAGTTTCTTTATCGTCGCGCTGGCCGTGCATGACGCCATCCGCAACCTGTCGCAGCGCTACTTTGAAGTGGCGCAAGTGTATTGCTTTTCGCGCTGGCAGCGCATCCGCCTGATCGTCCTGCCCGCCATCGTGCCGGCCGCACTGACGGGCATGCGCATCGCCCTGTCGCGTTCGTGGATGGTGCTGGTGGGCGCGGAATTGCTGGCCGCCGACAGCGGCCTGGGCCAGATGATGGAAATGGGCCGGCAAATGTTCCGCCTCGACGTGGTGATGGTGGGCGTGGTGCTGACGGGCGTGATCGGCTTCGGCCTGGACCGGCTCTGCCATGCGCTGGAAGCACGGCTGATGCGCTGGAAACGGAATGGAGAATCTGCATGA
- a CDS encoding ABC transporter substrate-binding protein: MSLKFLRLHWRALVSAALAASLLAPMMAAAEPLPAAVRIAVVARTAPSGKTVFAGSAAQVASQGWLAAELGKLGVKLEWVPVTTNSVATQVNEAFANHSIDLAQYGDLPSIIANASGLRTRLILPGGSANNTYLVVPNGSTARSIKDLKGKKIALHRGRPWEYPFARLLEANGMSLRDVKILNLNPQAGAAAVATGGADAFFTLSDAFLLEDKRVGKIIWASKAPPQDWKMRAELWADSGFLQRYPQLAQLVVTAYVREHHRAAGAGGEDEYVRTEAAAGQVESVVRRELAGDHTPWQARWSPLFTASLRQHYVGEAAYAKSAGLIARPLQVDSLFAPQFVNQALAQLKLQTYWAP; the protein is encoded by the coding sequence ATGTCATTGAAATTCTTACGTTTGCACTGGCGCGCGCTCGTCTCCGCCGCCTTGGCGGCCAGCCTGCTGGCGCCAATGATGGCCGCCGCCGAACCGTTGCCGGCCGCCGTGCGCATCGCCGTCGTGGCGCGCACGGCGCCGTCCGGCAAGACCGTGTTTGCCGGCTCGGCCGCCCAGGTGGCCTCGCAAGGCTGGCTGGCGGCCGAGCTGGGCAAGCTGGGCGTGAAGCTGGAATGGGTGCCCGTCACGACCAATTCCGTGGCGACGCAAGTCAACGAGGCGTTTGCCAACCACTCGATCGACCTGGCGCAGTATGGCGATCTGCCGTCGATTATCGCCAATGCCTCGGGCTTGCGGACGCGGCTGATCTTGCCCGGCGGCAGCGCCAACAACACCTATCTGGTGGTGCCGAACGGCTCGACGGCCAGGTCGATCAAGGATTTGAAGGGCAAGAAGATCGCCCTGCACCGTGGCCGGCCGTGGGAATACCCGTTCGCGCGCCTGCTGGAAGCGAACGGCATGAGCTTGCGCGACGTGAAAATCCTCAACCTCAATCCCCAGGCGGGCGCGGCGGCCGTGGCGACCGGTGGCGCGGACGCCTTCTTTACCCTCAGCGACGCTTTCCTGCTCGAAGATAAGAGGGTGGGCAAGATCATATGGGCCAGCAAGGCGCCGCCGCAGGACTGGAAGATGCGCGCGGAACTGTGGGCCGACAGCGGTTTCCTGCAACGCTATCCGCAGCTGGCCCAGCTGGTGGTGACGGCCTATGTGCGCGAGCACCACCGGGCCGCCGGCGCCGGCGGCGAAGATGAATACGTGCGCACCGAGGCGGCCGCGGGCCAGGTGGAAAGCGTCGTGCGGCGCGAACTGGCGGGCGATCATACGCCGTGGCAGGCGCGCTGGTCGCCCCTGTTTACGGCCAGCCTGCGCCAGCATTACGTGGGCGAGGCGGCGTATGCGAAGAGCGCGGGCCTGATAGCGCGGCCCTTGCAAGTCGACAGCCTGTTCGCGCCCCAGTTCGTCAACCAGGCGCTGGCGCAGCTGAAATTGCAAACTTACTGGGCGCCATGA
- a CDS encoding class II aldolase/adducin family protein: MTDVAQAEAQQVQAQDLTAAELAFVEQVRRDAQIAFDGLRETGSLTANGTVGFVERTPGGDKAVVVNDPGPFRRGQPLKAAVLALDGTVIVGDANNGGARYLKLFRERPEVTSISHVHSPSLGAWAQTHRTLPIRYVPVQRFQLIREIPIYIDRRQPEVDFILGEIARNTHATAILEANGGATVWGKQGLLKLAEFILLLEEGAQIQIAAEAIGGSRDFGPGVLLQQWKMSKLIDTARALSLLPATDLV; this comes from the coding sequence ATGACAGACGTGGCACAAGCGGAAGCACAACAAGTACAGGCGCAGGACCTGACGGCGGCCGAACTGGCCTTCGTCGAGCAGGTGCGGCGCGACGCGCAGATCGCCTTCGACGGCTTGCGCGAGACGGGCAGCCTGACGGCCAACGGCACGGTGGGCTTTGTCGAGCGCACGCCGGGCGGCGACAAGGCCGTGGTGGTCAACGATCCGGGCCCGTTCCGTCGCGGCCAGCCATTGAAGGCGGCCGTGCTGGCGCTCGATGGCACGGTGATCGTCGGCGACGCGAATAACGGCGGTGCGCGCTATTTAAAGCTGTTCCGCGAACGGCCGGAAGTCACGTCGATCTCGCACGTGCACTCGCCATCGCTGGGCGCCTGGGCGCAGACGCACCGCACGCTGCCGATCCGCTACGTGCCCGTGCAGCGCTTCCAGCTGATACGCGAAATTCCCATCTATATCGACCGCCGCCAGCCGGAAGTCGATTTCATCCTCGGCGAAATCGCGCGCAATACGCATGCGACGGCCATCCTGGAAGCGAATGGCGGCGCCACCGTGTGGGGCAAGCAGGGCTTGCTGAAGCTGGCCGAGTTCATCCTGCTGCTGGAAGAGGGCGCGCAGATACAGATCGCGGCCGAAGCCATCGGCGGTTCGCGCGACTTCGGCCCCGGCGTGCTGCTGCAGCAATGGAAGATGAGCAAGCTGATCGACACGGCGCGCGCCTTGTCGTTATTGCCCGCCACCGACTTGGTATAA